In the genome of Salinispirillum sp. LH 10-3-1, one region contains:
- the opp4C gene encoding oligopeptide ABC transporter permease, with the protein MTDQPTTQPAAPSEQLTMARHETLLQIMVAKFLQNRLAVLGLIILAVVILSAIFAPWIAQHDPNFQNLRMRLHPPSAEYWLGTDHLGRDVFSRILYAGRVSLFVGFSAMLGAVTIGATLGALAGYYGGKIDAFIMRLVDVVISFPNIFLLITIVAVFQPTLDKLIMVFALLSWTGTARLVRGEFLSLKQREYVLAAKTLGMSNARIIFRQILPNAMGPIIVAATLAVGGFILAESVLSFLGLGVQPPTATWGNMLTNAQSVRIFREAWWYPTFPGLMILITVLAFNFIGDGFRDALDPRVIRR; encoded by the coding sequence ATGACAGATCAACCAACAACCCAACCCGCTGCACCTTCTGAACAGCTCACCATGGCGCGCCATGAAACGCTGCTCCAAATAATGGTGGCCAAGTTTCTGCAGAACCGGCTGGCCGTGCTCGGCTTGATCATCCTAGCGGTGGTCATTCTTAGTGCGATCTTTGCGCCCTGGATTGCACAGCATGACCCCAATTTCCAGAACTTGCGTATGCGCTTGCATCCGCCCAGCGCGGAGTATTGGCTCGGCACCGATCACCTTGGTCGCGATGTGTTCAGCCGCATTCTGTATGCGGGGCGTGTTTCCTTGTTTGTGGGCTTTTCGGCGATGCTCGGCGCGGTCACCATCGGGGCAACCTTGGGTGCGCTGGCGGGCTATTACGGCGGTAAAATTGATGCCTTTATCATGCGGCTGGTGGATGTAGTGATTTCATTTCCGAACATCTTTCTGCTGATTACCATCGTGGCGGTCTTTCAGCCAACACTCGATAAGCTGATCATGGTGTTTGCCTTGCTCAGTTGGACAGGGACAGCGCGTTTGGTGCGTGGTGAGTTCTTGTCGCTGAAGCAACGGGAGTATGTGTTGGCGGCAAAAACGTTGGGTATGTCGAATGCCCGCATTATATTTCGCCAAATTCTCCCGAACGCCATGGGGCCGATCATTGTGGCAGCGACCTTGGCGGTGGGCGGCTTTATTTTGGCAGAGTCGGTATTGAGCTTCCTAGGGCTGGGTGTACAGCCACCCACCGCAACTTGGGGCAATATGCTGACCAATGCACAGAGTGTCCGTATCTTCCGCGAAGCATGGTGGTACCCAACCTTTCCTGGCTTGATGATTCTCATCACCGTATTGGCTTTTAACTTTATTGGTGATGGTTTCCGCGATGCCTTGGACCCACGGGTCATTCGGCGCTAA
- a CDS encoding dihydrofolate reductase — MRKALIWAQARNRVIGRDNKLPWYLPNDLKYFKAVTLGKPVIMGRKTFDSIGKPLPGRTNIVLTRSPDGLPDGVVGVTTLAEAYEQAEAVALINGVDEVIVMGGAQIYELALPDADRLYVTHVHADVEGDAHFPMVAWNAFREKSREDFAAEGPNPYAYSFVVYERNAMRA; from the coding sequence ATGCGAAAAGCATTAATTTGGGCGCAGGCGCGAAATAGAGTCATCGGGCGAGACAATAAATTGCCATGGTATTTGCCCAACGACTTAAAATATTTCAAAGCCGTGACGCTGGGCAAGCCAGTGATAATGGGGCGAAAGACCTTCGACTCGATCGGGAAGCCGCTGCCGGGACGTACCAATATCGTATTAACGCGCAGCCCTGATGGTTTGCCGGACGGTGTGGTCGGCGTGACTACGCTGGCGGAAGCCTATGAACAGGCCGAAGCCGTCGCCTTAATCAATGGGGTGGACGAGGTGATTGTGATGGGTGGCGCGCAGATCTACGAACTGGCCTTACCCGATGCTGATCGCCTCTATGTCACCCATGTGCACGCTGACGTTGAGGGTGATGCGCACTTTCCGATGGTGGCGTGGAATGCTTTTCGTGAGAAAAGTCGTGAAGACTTCGCTGCGGAGGGGCCTAACCCCTATGCCTACAGCTTCGTGGTGTATGAGCGCAATGCGATGCGCGCTTAG
- a CDS encoding ABC transporter ATP-binding protein produces the protein MARLLEIKHLSTEVTVGSRAIRIVDDVNLSVDKGETLAIVGESGSGKSMTSLSIMGLLPKPGCRIAEGEVRLAGVDLVSLPEDRMFGIRGAEIAMIFQEPMTSLNPVLTIGEQIIEVLVYHKKIPRQEARMQAIALLQKVGFARAEAMLKEYPHQLSGGMRQRVMIAIALSCNPRVLIADEPTTALDVTVQAQILELMKALTTETEAAVILITHDLGVVAELADRVVVMYAGQVVEDATVLQLFDNPQHPYTWGLMQSIPRLDEDRPRLNSIPGNVPSPMALPTGCRFCTRCPHAQDICRTQAPPMVELADGQKVRCFIPAGQVQPQPKEVMA, from the coding sequence ATGGCCAGATTACTTGAAATAAAACATCTCAGTACCGAAGTCACTGTAGGGTCGCGCGCCATTAGAATAGTGGACGACGTTAACCTCAGTGTTGATAAAGGCGAAACGCTAGCCATTGTCGGCGAGTCCGGCTCAGGCAAAAGCATGACCTCCCTCTCCATTATGGGCCTATTGCCCAAACCCGGATGCCGTATCGCCGAAGGTGAAGTGCGATTGGCAGGCGTGGATTTGGTGTCGTTGCCCGAAGACCGTATGTTCGGCATTCGTGGTGCGGAGATCGCGATGATCTTCCAAGAGCCCATGACGTCGTTGAACCCTGTGTTAACCATCGGTGAACAGATCATCGAAGTGCTGGTCTACCACAAAAAAATCCCGCGCCAGGAAGCTCGCATGCAAGCCATTGCCTTGCTACAAAAGGTGGGTTTTGCGCGTGCCGAAGCCATGTTGAAAGAATATCCGCATCAGTTATCCGGCGGCATGCGCCAACGAGTGATGATCGCGATCGCTTTGAGCTGCAATCCACGGGTATTGATTGCTGATGAGCCGACAACAGCACTGGACGTGACGGTGCAGGCACAGATCCTTGAGCTGATGAAGGCGTTGACCACGGAAACCGAGGCTGCCGTTATCCTGATCACACACGATCTGGGTGTGGTGGCTGAGCTGGCAGACCGTGTGGTGGTGATGTACGCCGGGCAGGTGGTTGAAGACGCGACCGTGTTGCAGCTTTTTGATAACCCGCAGCACCCCTACACCTGGGGGTTGATGCAGTCCATTCCGCGGCTAGATGAAGATCGTCCGCGGCTGAACTCCATTCCAGGCAACGTGCCGTCGCCGATGGCGCTGCCAACCGGTTGCCGTTTTTGTACCCGTTGCCCGCATGCGCAAGACATCTGTCGCACCCAAGCACCACCGATGGTGGAGCTGGCCGATGGGCAAAAGGTGCGCTGCTTTATTCCTGCTGGCCAGGTGCAACCGCAACCTAAGGAGGTCATGGCATGA
- a CDS encoding ABC transporter permease yields MTVYLIRRLLMMVPILLGVSVLSFGIMYLSPGKPAVLNMDPNVSAEARARQIEALGLNDPVHVQYARWLARTLKGDFGVSYIRKRPVGQMIWERLGNTMILMGVSLLLAAAVAIPVGILSAQKPYSPMDYTVTTGSFLGIATPDFWLALMLIMLFSVHLGWTPVGGMSTLGADFSLLDRLHHLILPSIVLATASMASLMRYTRASMLEVLHQDYIRTARAKGFRERTVVYKHGLRNGLIPVITIFGLLLPNLVGGSVVVEKIFSWPGLGMMFIDATFQRDYPVIMALVMIGAVVTIIGNLIADVLYAVVDPRIEY; encoded by the coding sequence ATGACCGTTTATCTGATTCGGCGCCTCTTGATGATGGTGCCTATTCTGCTTGGCGTATCCGTGTTGTCGTTCGGCATTATGTATTTATCGCCGGGTAAGCCTGCAGTTTTGAATATGGATCCTAACGTGAGCGCCGAAGCGCGCGCACGACAAATTGAAGCCCTGGGGTTGAATGACCCGGTGCACGTGCAGTATGCGCGATGGTTGGCCCGCACACTGAAGGGTGACTTTGGTGTGTCCTATATCCGCAAACGCCCAGTGGGTCAGATGATCTGGGAGCGCCTCGGTAATACCATGATCTTGATGGGTGTTTCGCTGTTGCTGGCGGCGGCCGTTGCTATCCCAGTGGGTATATTGTCGGCGCAGAAGCCCTATTCGCCGATGGATTACACGGTGACTACGGGGTCCTTTCTCGGCATAGCGACGCCCGATTTTTGGCTGGCCTTAATGCTGATCATGTTGTTTTCGGTACACTTGGGATGGACGCCGGTGGGCGGCATGAGCACCTTGGGCGCTGATTTCAGCCTGCTGGATCGACTGCATCACCTAATTCTCCCCTCGATTGTTTTGGCCACCGCCTCGATGGCCTCGCTGATGCGTTACACCCGTGCCAGCATGCTCGAGGTGTTGCATCAGGACTACATCCGCACGGCGCGGGCCAAGGGCTTTCGCGAACGCACCGTGGTGTATAAGCACGGGCTGCGCAATGGCCTGATCCCAGTGATTACCATTTTCGGCTTGCTCTTGCCCAATCTGGTCGGTGGCTCAGTGGTGGTTGAGAAGATCTTCAGTTGGCCCGGTTTGGGCATGATGTTTATCGACGCGACCTTTCAGCGCGACTATCCGGTGATTATGGCGTTGGTGATGATTGGTGCTGTGGTGACTATTATTGGCAACTTGATCGCCGATGTACTCTACGCCGTGGTTGATCCACGCATTGAATACTAG
- a CDS encoding peptide-binding protein has product MKRTIQRIGLTLVVPFMLVACGDSAPTTESAAAAPTSDEPVYGGNLVIGVPGEPVIINDLYLQDVPSSDIVELVFASLMTTNVALEMIPQVAVDQPTVSDDGLVWTYTLHDNVRFHDGEPLTAHDVAFTYSIFKHPDYTGPRSGDFLTMESVVALDNQTVQFTLTEPDARFATRMTYGILPQHILGDIAVADLGDYTAFNVEKPIGAGPFKFVSWNQGQNIVLEANEDYFEGRPYLDRVTFRFAADLNALVLLMERGEIHHFEGVPAGEMAGLAAVPHVNMHSTLALRYDFLGYNLRNPLFQDKRVRQALTHAIDRQEIVDTVMEGHAEVAHAPVSPLSWAYNDDVPRFDYDPERALELMAEAGWTRGSDGFLQKDGQRFSFEILSNDGNNVRRDLGIIVQQMLGEIGIEVNPRQMEWGAFLERILSPNFDFDATILAWSLGLDPDPSAIWHTREIEQGLNNVGYSNPAVDAIADSNIVIVDQDERAAALAEAWALIAEDQPYTFMWYPQQFVALNERVNGFVHHPRTNMHGVERWWLSTN; this is encoded by the coding sequence ATGAAAAGAACCATACAAAGGATAGGGTTAACCCTTGTTGTCCCCTTTATGCTGGTCGCCTGCGGCGATTCGGCACCCACTACTGAGAGCGCAGCCGCAGCGCCCACCTCTGATGAACCGGTTTACGGCGGTAACTTGGTTATTGGTGTGCCTGGTGAACCGGTCATCATCAATGATCTCTATTTACAAGATGTACCGTCCTCTGACATTGTCGAGCTGGTGTTTGCTAGCTTAATGACGACGAACGTGGCGTTGGAAATGATTCCACAGGTCGCCGTCGATCAACCGACTGTTTCTGACGATGGTTTGGTCTGGACCTACACGCTGCATGACAATGTGCGCTTCCACGATGGTGAACCGCTGACCGCCCACGACGTGGCCTTTACCTACAGTATTTTCAAACACCCTGATTACACCGGTCCACGTTCAGGCGATTTTCTGACCATGGAATCGGTCGTAGCACTGGATAACCAGACCGTGCAATTTACCCTGACCGAGCCCGATGCGCGTTTTGCCACGCGCATGACTTACGGTATCTTGCCACAGCATATCCTGGGCGACATTGCCGTAGCGGACTTGGGTGACTACACCGCATTCAATGTAGAGAAGCCAATTGGCGCGGGTCCGTTTAAGTTTGTCTCTTGGAACCAAGGGCAAAATATCGTGCTCGAAGCCAACGAAGACTATTTCGAAGGCCGTCCGTATTTAGATCGTGTGACATTCCGCTTTGCGGCTGACCTGAATGCGTTGGTGCTGTTGATGGAGCGCGGCGAAATTCACCATTTTGAAGGCGTTCCTGCCGGTGAAATGGCAGGTTTAGCCGCCGTACCACACGTCAATATGCATTCCACGTTGGCACTTCGTTATGACTTCCTTGGCTATAATCTGCGCAACCCCTTGTTCCAAGACAAGCGTGTCCGTCAGGCTCTGACCCATGCCATTGATCGCCAAGAAATCGTTGATACCGTAATGGAAGGCCATGCAGAAGTTGCCCATGCGCCGGTGTCACCACTGAGCTGGGCGTACAACGATGACGTGCCACGCTTTGATTATGACCCTGAGCGTGCTCTTGAGCTGATGGCAGAAGCTGGTTGGACGCGCGGCAGCGACGGTTTCTTGCAAAAAGACGGTCAGCGTTTCAGCTTTGAAATTCTGTCCAACGACGGCAACAACGTGCGTCGCGACCTCGGTATCATCGTTCAGCAGATGCTGGGTGAGATCGGTATTGAAGTTAATCCACGCCAGATGGAGTGGGGCGCTTTCTTAGAGCGCATCCTGTCACCGAACTTTGACTTTGATGCCACCATTTTGGCTTGGTCTTTAGGTTTGGATCCCGATCCATCCGCCATCTGGCACACTCGCGAAATCGAGCAAGGCTTGAACAATGTGGGCTACAGCAACCCCGCGGTGGACGCCATTGCGGACTCCAATATCGTGATCGTCGATCAAGACGAGCGCGCTGCGGCTTTAGCCGAGGCTTGGGCGTTGATCGCAGAAGATCAGCCGTACACCTTCATGTGGTATCCACAGCAGTTTGTTGCGCTGAACGAGCGTGTGAACGGCTTTGTGCATCACCCGCGCACCAACATGCACGGTGTTGAGCGCTGGTGGTTAAGCACTAACTGA
- a CDS encoding ABC transporter ATP-binding protein, with amino-acid sequence MANDNLLEVQGLKKHFPVKNGILQRTTGQIKAVDGITFKVKRGETFGLVGESGCGKSTAGRTIIRLYEPTEGQIIFAGQDVSQAKERDLKTFRRQVQMVFQDPYSSLNPRKTIRTILTEPFDVHGLYDRAERADRVAELMQRVGLDASLINRYPHEFSGGQRQRIGIARSLALNPQMIIGDEPVSALDVSIQSQVLNIMADLQAEFGLTYLFIAHDLAVVKHISDRIGVMYLGHLVELADKHSLYKAPLHPYTQALLSAIPRSHPSQRNAPRQVLQGELPSPANPPTGCVFHTRCPHATARCRDEMPLMKTQGDGHQVACHLHD; translated from the coding sequence GTGGCGAACGATAACCTGCTCGAAGTGCAGGGCTTAAAGAAACACTTTCCCGTCAAGAACGGTATTTTGCAGCGTACCACGGGGCAGATCAAAGCCGTCGATGGCATCACTTTTAAGGTGAAGCGTGGTGAAACCTTCGGTCTGGTCGGCGAATCGGGCTGTGGTAAATCCACCGCTGGGCGCACCATCATTCGGCTTTACGAGCCCACCGAAGGGCAAATCATCTTTGCCGGTCAGGACGTCAGTCAGGCCAAAGAGCGCGACCTGAAGACCTTCCGGCGTCAGGTACAAATGGTGTTTCAAGACCCCTACTCGTCGCTGAATCCGCGCAAGACCATCCGTACTATTCTAACCGAACCATTTGATGTGCATGGCCTTTACGATCGGGCCGAACGCGCCGATCGAGTGGCGGAGCTGATGCAACGTGTGGGTCTGGATGCCAGCCTGATCAATCGCTACCCGCATGAATTTTCTGGTGGCCAGCGTCAACGAATCGGCATTGCCCGTTCATTGGCCTTGAATCCACAGATGATCATTGGTGATGAGCCGGTGTCCGCCCTCGACGTGTCTATTCAGTCGCAGGTATTGAATATTATGGCGGATTTGCAGGCTGAGTTTGGGCTGACGTATTTGTTCATTGCCCACGACCTCGCCGTGGTTAAACACATCTCGGATCGTATCGGTGTTATGTATTTGGGGCACTTGGTCGAATTGGCTGACAAGCACTCGTTGTATAAAGCGCCTTTGCACCCTTATACCCAAGCACTGCTATCGGCGATACCACGATCCCATCCCAGTCAACGTAACGCGCCGAGACAGGTGTTGCAGGGTGAACTGCCCAGCCCGGCGAATCCGCCGACCGGCTGTGTGTTTCACACCCGCTGCCCTCATGCCACGGCGCGTTGCCGCGATGAAATGCCACTGATGAAAACACAGGGTGACGGCCATCAAGTAGCCTGTCATCTGCACGACTGA